The window CACCCAAACCGATCTTAACAGGAGTTCGCGATATGGAAGCCCAGATAGATAAACAGTATGCACCCAGCAACCAGATCAACGAGGAGCGTCATTGTTCTGTATGCTTTTCCCTGATTGAAGACCCCGAATGCCTATCCACCCTTGAAGGGCGCTGCTACTGCAAGCGCTGTCAGGCCACCTTTAAAACGAGTGAGAAGGCTCGCAATTCCCGTGTCGCTTAGGCGCGGGATTCTTCTGGGACAAGAAGCCTTTTAGGGCGGATAAGGCGCAGGTTCGGGAAGATGATTCCTGCGATAATCAAAGCCATGCCGCAGACCTGAATGGCATCCACCGATTCGTTCAGCAGTAGGGCGGCCAGGAGTACCGTGGTCACGGGTTCGATAGTGGAAAACATGGCCGCGTACGTGCTGCCGATCACTTCAATCGCGCGATAGAGAAGGCTGATGGCCAGGGCCGTCGGGAGTATCCCCAAGCCCAGTGCAATGAGCCAGCCCTTTAATGGTTGGTCCAGAATAGTCAGCGGTGATGAAATGCAACTGCAGACGACAGCCATGAAGAAGACAACCCACAGGGAAATCCGTTTGGCTTCGTCGTTGCGGGTGAATCGTTGTACGACTGTCAGGTAGACCGAGAAAGTTGTCATGCATGCCAAGGCATACCAGATTCCTCGTATATCCACTGACCGGGCAAAGGCGTTGTAGAAGACCAGCCCGCATCCTCCCAATATCAGTAGTAATGAAAGATACAATGTCCGCCCTGGTTTGAGGCCGGTAAAGACCACGGCCAGCAGCGTGGTCATGAGTGGATACAGGTAGTAGATCAGTGAGGTGGTGGAGGCCGGCATGTGTTGCAGGGCCTTGATGAATAGCCAGGACTGGAGCGGGTATATGCACATGCCCAGCACAGCAGCCTTGAGCAGCGCCTTGCGGGATATGCGCAACATGTCCCGGTTCGTCAGCGCAAACCAGCTGAAGAGTATGATCGCGCCAAAGGAAAAACGGTATTGGACGATCTGCATCGGCGCCATTCCCATGGATAGGCCGGTCTTGGCAAAGATGGCTAGCGAACCGAGGCAGATGGCTGAAATGATGGAATAGGCGATTCCTTTGCCCATGGTGTCCTTCGTATGGGGTAATACCCTGTGAGGGTTAGTCGCCGAGACGGGCGTTGTAGACGAAATTCTGGGACGCCGCGAATTCCTTGTATGCTGCGATGGCTTTGTCGCGCAGCACATCCTCGGTCAGGCTGATGCCGCGCCGGGCCAACTCTCCACGCCAATCTTCGGCCACTGGACCCTCGTCGAATCCGGTGATCTGCTCCAACTCGGGGCCATCGCCTGCAATGACCAGCGAACGTACGCCGGACCACAGCACCGCACCAAAGCACATGGCGCAGGGGCGCCAGTTCACCACCAGCTCATGGGCGGGCAATCCTTCGCCGCCCAGATCGTATACATTGAGCATCTTCTGCGCCATGGACAGGGCCATGATTTCAGCGTGGGCTGACGAGCAATTGTAGTGCATGACACGGTTCACGCCGATGGTGACGAGCCGCCCGGAGTCGCGCTCGAAAACACCTGCCGCAAATGGACCACCAGTTTTGTTCAGAAAATTCTGACGAGAGAATTCGATGACCGCAGCCATGCGTTCTTCAGGTGTTTCCAGATGTGTCGGCAGATCTTTCAGTGCCTGTTCCGCCCATTCGGGCATGCTCAGAGAGATGGAAAGATTGTCGCGGGTGAATTGTGTCATGAGTATCGCCTCCGTGCGACAAAACATGCGCTTCCCCACGACGAGGGTCAATGGAAAAATGTAAGAATTGTGGGCTCGAGTGAGTAGAGGGAAGAAGCCCAGAAAATATCCATGTAGACGGGGCGTTGGGATACAGGTCTTCTGTTTGTTTCCGGTTTGATCAGATTTGTTGTGGTGTAGATAACCTGCTGTCTTTTTGTGGTTTTGCGTGGGTGTCGTGCCGAGTTGTATTGACGTCGTGTCCAGAAAAGGTGGATTTGTTGAGAGTGCTTCTTTTCTCTCTTCATAACTAATTGTAATTACAGTCTAGGCATGGTGGTTGCTTAGTCTTGAGTTCATGATTGCATGATGAAGGGCCGATTAACGAATTACCAACGAGCAACATACATGAAATTTCGCATTTTGCTTCTGACCTGCGTCTCCGTGTTAATATTTGGATCGAACGCTTTTGCCATGTTTGCGGATAATGTGGAGTGGACAATGGGTACCAACCTTTCTGCCACTTCTTCCCGTGCCAATATTGAAAATGCGTTGGGCAGTTTCAGTGATGCTGCTTATAACCCAGCATACAGTGATATCGATTTCCTGAGCTTGGGGCTCGGCGGTAAAGCCATCTTTTCCTTTGGTGATAGTTCCTTCACCGGAAAGGTTTCCATCTACGAAACCACTTGGGGAAGGCCCAATAATTACGATGAATACGCGGCCGTTTACGTCAGTACTGACAAAGTAAACTGGGATCCGATTCCAGAAGTACTGTTCAATCAGGATATTGATGAAGCGGGTGCTCTTACATTCGATGTCAAAGGTGTCTTTAAGTACCTGATGGTTGAGGATATCACTGTAAGCCAAGGTGGCGTAGCCGGCGACGGCTTCGATATCAACGCCGTTTCTGTGAGCCCGACTCCGATTCCCGGTGCCGCCTTGCTACTTGGGTCCGGTTTGATCGGCCTTGTCGGCATTCGCAGACGAATCAAGGCGTAGAACAACATTACGCGAAAGTATTGAAGGCCTCCCGCTGGTTATCCGGCGGGAGGCTTTCTGTTTGTTTGGTGTATCTGTGGTTGCTTTCTTTCAGATCTCTGTGGGAAGTTTATTTGAAAGAATCAAAAACAGTTTTTTGAATTAAGTCGCGATAATTCTACCACTTAAGTTGTATTTGCCTCTGCTTCTGATTCAGCATGATCTATGTATTGATGGATGGCTGAGAATAAAGAGAAATTAAGTTGACAAATTGGTTGATCCATCATTATGCGATGAAAACGATTTTCAATTTCACCAAAAGAGAGGTTGTTATGTGCGCAGCGTTAGTGGGTGATCTGCAGTGGCTGATGGAGTCGTGCGAGCTGGGTGAAGACATGAAAAATCATCAACTGAAGTGCCTGACTGGGAAAGAGGATGACCTCAATGATTTCGTATCCACCTCGGATGTGGTGGTCATGATGACTGATCAGGTGCCTCATGCCGTTCGAAGACGGGTGCTCTCCGTGGCTTCGGTCAATAGCGTGCCGGTCTATATGCGTCATTCGTGCGGTGCTCTGTTGCTGGAATCCTGCCTGCACCACGCAGCCGCTTAATGGGTGGGGGAGAGAGAATGATCCAGATTCAACCGAGGACCGAAGCGTCCAAATCAGTGTCCCGGCTTCTCAATACGATCGAACGAAGAGTTCGCCGGGAAATGCGTCGGATGGTGTCAGTGGCTTGCGGAGCTACGTTGCTGATGGTTGCCATCAATATCGTGATCATCATGCATATGGTCTCTTAATCTAAACGAAAGCGAGTTCGCTTTTGAGTTCGGAAATGGTTTCAGAAGTTTTCCAGAAAGAAGCAGATACCCTTGAGTTGGCCCAGGAAGCCCTGGCCAACTCGGTGGGTATGGATGCGCACTCCGATAAGGCGTTTCGGGCATTGGTCAAAGGCTATGCCCGGCTCCTTCGTCAGAGTCGTCGCATGGTGACCATGGGCGATCGGATTCAACAGGCGCTCAACGATTTGAATCGTGAGATTGCCGCCAGTGAATCCAAGTATCGTGGCGTGTTTGAGAACGTGAACGAAGGGATCTACCGGTGCGCTCCGGATGGAACCTTTGTCGAGGTCAACCCGGCCATGGCAGTCATGTTTGGTTTTACGGACGGTGAGGCATTCATGGCTACGGTTCAGAATATCAAAGAGCTGTTTTGCTCTCACTCAGACTATGAGCGCTATCAGGAATTGCTTGGCTCAGAAGGCGTCCATCGTCATGAAGTCAAGGCGTGCGGTCCCGGTGAGGTGACCCTCTGGGCCGAAATCAGCGCCAGCGTGTTGCATGATGAGGAGGATCAGACATGCACCGGCGTGGTCGGTGTTTTGGCCGACGTAACCGAGCGCAAGCAAATGCTGGAAGAGATGTGCCGTTTGGCCCGCACCGACAGCCTGACCAGCTTGTGGAATCGCGGTTACTTCATGGAACTGGCAAACAGGGAAGTGGCCCGTTGTCTCCGCAGCGGCGCTCCGCTGTCGCTATTGATTGTCGACGTGGATTATTTCAAGGCAGTCAATGACACCTACGGTCACGATGTTGGGGATCAGGCGTTGATCTCCCTCGCCAAGACGCTCCGTACTTCGGTGCGCGAGGTGGATGTCGTGGGCCGACACGGCGGAGAGGAGTTCGTCGTGTTGCTGCCGGATGCCAATCAGGAAGAGGCGGCTGTGGTTTCCGAGCGCATTGCCGAAGCAGTCCGCAGGAACATCGTTGAGTGCAACGACCTCAAGGTGCCGCTGACGGTGAGTATCGGCATGGCCTCCCTGCAGCGGGGTGATGACTTGGATTCCATCCTCAAGTTTGCCGACATCGCCTTGTACGCCGCCAAAAAGAAGGGGCGCGACCGGGTTGAGGTCTATCAGCGAAAGCCGCAAGCCTGCGACTTGAAAGGGTGCCCCAAGCAGTTGCTCAGCATTTCCGGAGGCGGTCGATGAACGTCCTGACCAATATGGGCCACGCCATGCTCAACTGGAGTGTGGAGCGGAAAATGACCCTCATGCTGTTTATCTGCATCGTGGTCTTCCCACTCGTCGCATTCATCCTCCTCCAGTCCCGGGGAGTCGGAACGGCAACGAATTTTCTGATCGGTTTGATCGTGGCATCGATCATTCTGCTGGTGCCATTTTCCAAATGGATGAGCCATATTGTTGCGCTGCGTCCGATCAAGGAACTCAATGACCAGTGCCGTCTTCTCAAAGAAGGCAATTATTCGCAGGTTGATCTGCCGCCCGTAGGTGGTGAAGGCTACGATTTTCTGACCTTGAAGCGGAATATGCACTGGATGGGACACACCATCGCTACCCGCGAGCTCAAGTTGCAGACGGCCATGGCCGACCTGGCCACGGCGCAGCGGCATATCGGTGAAAGCCTCGATTACGCCCGGCTCATCCAGACCTCGTTTCTGCCCAAGAAGGTCGATCTTTACGATTATATCCCCAACCATTTTCTCCTCTGGGAGCAGCGGGACGCTGTTGGCGGTGACGCCTACTGGCTCAAGGCAACGGAGAGCGGGTTTTTCGTGGGGGTCATCGACTGCACCGGACATGGTGTTCCGGGCGCGTTCATGACGCTCATCGTGACATCGTTGCTCGACAAGGCCACGGCAGACGGAACCACCAGTCCCGCCAAAGTTCTTGGCCGTATGAATCGTTTGATCAAAGACGCTCTTGGCCAGAACAATAGAGACTCCCAGTCGGACGACGGTATGGATTGCGCGCTGTGCCATGTGTCTTCGGACAGGAGAAGTCTTGTTTTCGCCGGGGCCAATTCGCCGCTCTATGTGGTGGGTACTGACGGTGCCAGGCGTCTCAAGGGCGACCGGTGCGGGCTCGGCTATGTTCGGTCCGAGCGCGAGTTCGACTTCACTGATGTCCCGGTGGAAATGGCACAGGGAGACAGGGTCTACCTCATTTCCGACGGAATCGTGGATCAGGTTGGCGGTCAGCGGGATTTCCCGTTCGGGAGAAAGCGTTTCGTGAAATTTATTGAGGAACACCGTGGTGGTCCCATCGAAGAACAGGGCGCACAGCTGATGCAGGAGTTCAAGGAATTCCAAGGCCAGCAGAAGCGTCGGGATGATGTGACTGTCATTGGGTTTGAATTGTAAGGAATGCGAGAAATGAAAATGAGTTTGTTCAAATATTACGATGAAATGCAGAGGGAAGGTGTGATTCTTTACTTCAACGGCCCGGTATCGCAACCGGTGGTGGAATCCATTGCCGAATTGATGCGAACGAAAATGCGCGCCGAAGAGGCCAAGATGGGGTCGGTACAGCGGGTCTTTGCCGTCTTGGTGGAGCAGATGCAGAACATCGTCCGCTACTCCTCCGAGCGTCACATGGACAGCCCGAAGTTTCAGGGTGAGATGGCCCACGGCCAGGTAGTCGTAGGCCGTGAGGAGGACGGACGCTTCTTCGTTGCCTGCGGAAACAGGATCCTGGCTGAAGACAGCGGCGGGCTGGCCGAGCAGATTGACCTGTTGCAGAGCATGAATCGTGATGAACTCAAGGCATACTACAAGGAGCGCCGCAAAGCTCCGGATTGCGCCACGCACAAGGGGGCAGGGCTCGGATTTGTCGAGATGGCCCGCAAGGCTGCTCAGCCCCTTGCCTACGATATTGTACCGATGGGCGGCGGCACTTCGTTTTTTTCCATGAAAGTGGTGACCCAGTAGGAGGAACCATGACCAAATATAGCGTTCAGGCGACCACCTCGTCGCCGTATATCAACTTTGACCCCGATTCCAAATCCTTTGAAATCAAGGGCGAATCCTATCCCGAAAATTGCTGGGCCTTCTACAGCCCCATGTTTGACTGGCTGAAGAGCTACTTTTCTTCCATCAACGGTTCGCCTGTGGAGATCGACATGGAGATCGTCTACTTCAATTCTTCTTCTTCCAAGACCTTCATGGACTTTTTCGAGATGCTCGATGATCAGGCCGAGCTCGGCAAGAATATCGTGGTCAACTGGCGTTACCACGAGGAAAACGAGTCGGCCATGGAGTGCGGCGAAGAGTTCATGGAAGACGTGGAACGTATCAAATTCAATCTCGTGGAATTCACGGACTAGGGGGCTATAAGTGAATGCAAAACAAATCAAATCGTCCCTCAGGACCCTCGTTTCTTTGCAACAACCCGTATTCATCTGGGGCGCGCCGGGAGTGGGAAAGAGCCAGGTGGTGGCGCAAGTGGCTGACGAAATGGGGCTCCAACTAACGGACATTCGTGCCGTGCTGCTGGACCCGGTGGATCTCCGAGGCCTGCCGTCCGTGAAAGAGGACGTGGCCCACTGGTGCCCGCCATCATTTCTCCCCTCGGATGGGGAGGGCGTCCTGTTCCTTGATGAACTCAACGCCGCACCGCCCTTGGTGCAAGCCGCCTGCTACCAATTGGTGCTGGACCGCCGGGTGGGAGAGTATGTCCTTCCTGACGGGTGGACCGTGGTGGCTGCCGGTAACCGGGAAACGGATCGCGCCGTGACCCACCGCATGCCGTCTGCATTGGCCAATCGTTTCGTACATCTTGATTTTTCCGTCGAAGTCGACACATGGCTGGAGTGGGCTGAAGACGCCGGACTCTGCGAGGAAGTGCTCGCGTTCATCCGGTTCCGCCCCAAGCTGTTGCATGACTTTGACCCCAAAAAGAATGAGAAGGCGTTCCCTTCGCCAAGATCATGGGAGTTCGCCGCTCGTATACTGGCCTCGACCCCGGACCCGGAAGTAGAACTGAGTCTGTTAAAGGGGACGGTCGGTCCTGGCGTGGCGGCGGAGTTTGCCGGGTTCTCTCGGATGTTCAGGCAATTGCCCGATCCAGATGCTGTCATCAACCAACCTTCTACTGCATCAATACCCGAGGAACCCGCGACCTTGTACGCGTTGTGCGAGGCCCTGGCGAAAAGAGCCGGGGAGGAAACGGCGGAGAATATAGTCACGTACGCATCGAGACTACCCTCTGAGTTTGGCGTCCTCTTAGTACGAGATGCCGTGAAAAACCATCGAGGCGTCGTCGAAACCCCGGCCTTTTCGCATTGGACCGCCGCCAACGCGGACGTGCTCCTGTAGGTGCTTATGGACGCGGCCCGAAAGAAACTGATCAAGGCACGGACCCGCCTGCTTTTGGAGCATCCGTTCTTCGGCTCTCTTTCCTTGAGGATGGAGCCGAAGGAGGATCCCCATTGTGCCACTGCTTGGACCGATGGCCGGACGCTCGCCTACAACCCCACCTATGTCGCCGGATTGCGGGACGAACAGGTGCAGGGATTGATGGCTCATACGGTCATGCACCCGGCCTGTCAGCATCACATCCGCCGCAAGGGGCGTGACCACAAGCTGTGGAACATGGCCTGCGACCACGCCATCAACTGGATTCTGCTGGATGCGGGTATCGAGCTGCCGCCCAAGTATCTCGACGATCCCGCCTTTCACGGCCTGACCGCTGACGAGATTTATGCCGAACTTCACTCCCGTCACGGAGAGGAAATGAAACCTTCGCTTTCTGATGGCGAAGGTGACTCCGACGGCGAAGTCGACTGGGACGGAGCTGAAGGAAAGGCGGGCGAAGGGAATGACCTTGGCGACGGTTCGCAAACCGGAGCAGGGGAGACTGGCGGCGATGGTCAGGTCGAGGACGGCAGCGCAGGGGATGATCCCGGCGATGTCGGCAGCGAACAGAGCGGCGACCCCGGCGGCAGCGGTGAGGTGCGTGACGGTGATCAACAGACCGAAGGCGGGGCCTCGGATGAATCCGGTACTGACGAGATGTGGGAGCTGGCGCTGGCGCAGGCCGCGCAGAATGCCCGAGAGATCGGTGACCTGCCCGGTAATCTGGAGCGGCTCATTGGCGAGGTGCTTAACCCGAAGCTGGACTGGCAGGAGTTGCTTTCGCGCTACATCAGTGACCGTGCTCGTGACGACTATAGTTGGTCCCCGCCCAACAAGCGATTTTTAACCATGGACGTGATCCTCCCGTCCTTGTCACACCAGAAACTGCCGGAGTTAGTGTTGGCCATCGACACCTCCGGCAGTGTGACAGAGCCTGAGATGAACCAGTTTGCAGCCGAGGTCTCCGGTATTTTGGAAGCCTTCGATACCACCATCCATGTGGTGTACTGCGACAGCGAAGTCAAAGGTGCGGATACGTTCGGGCGGTGCGATCTGCCGCTGGAACTGTCTCCAGAGGGCGGGGGCGGCACCGATTTTCGCCCTGTGTTCTCATGGGTGGAGCAGGAAGGCGTGGACCCGGCTTGTCTGGTCTATCTTTCCGATCTGGAATGCCTGAATTATCCCGAGCAGGAACCGGAATACCCGGTGCTCTGGGCGCAGGTTGGGCAGGGCGGCAAAGTGCCGCCATTCGGTGACATCATGGAAATCCGATAAGGAGGCAATCATGAAAATACATTGGGAAGTACTCAAGAAACGAGGCAACCATCGCCCGGTGCTTACGTATGAAATCGAGCTCGAGCAGTTTGAGGTGGATCTGGCAGTGCCACAGGTTGTCATCGACACAGCCATCGCCAAGCCGCCGTCCTCCTGGCGCTCCTATTGCTATCCCGGCGAAGATGAACGGGGTGGTGCTCCAATGGATTGGTACCGCTTGATGACGCCGTCACACAAGAAACGAAAGGTTGAGGACAAGCTGATCCTCTCCTGGCGCGAACCGTCCAATGAGTTCGTAGATGTGAAGGCTGCCTTTGAACGGCTTCGGACTCATTTCGAGTTGACCTTGAAAGGTGCGCACGACAGCGCTCCACTTGAGTTGGTGGAGCATCTGGAGCTGACTAAAGACACCAAGGAACACATCGTTTGCG of the Pseudodesulfovibrio sp. zrk46 genome contains:
- a CDS encoding sensor domain-containing diguanylate cyclase, translating into MVSEVFQKEADTLELAQEALANSVGMDAHSDKAFRALVKGYARLLRQSRRMVTMGDRIQQALNDLNREIAASESKYRGVFENVNEGIYRCAPDGTFVEVNPAMAVMFGFTDGEAFMATVQNIKELFCSHSDYERYQELLGSEGVHRHEVKACGPGEVTLWAEISASVLHDEEDQTCTGVVGVLADVTERKQMLEEMCRLARTDSLTSLWNRGYFMELANREVARCLRSGAPLSLLIVDVDYFKAVNDTYGHDVGDQALISLAKTLRTSVREVDVVGRHGGEEFVVLLPDANQEEAAVVSERIAEAVRRNIVECNDLKVPLTVSIGMASLQRGDDLDSILKFADIALYAAKKKGRDRVEVYQRKPQACDLKGCPKQLLSISGGGR
- a CDS encoding DMT family transporter — translated: MGKGIAYSIISAICLGSLAIFAKTGLSMGMAPMQIVQYRFSFGAIILFSWFALTNRDMLRISRKALLKAAVLGMCIYPLQSWLFIKALQHMPASTTSLIYYLYPLMTTLLAVVFTGLKPGRTLYLSLLLILGGCGLVFYNAFARSVDIRGIWYALACMTTFSVYLTVVQRFTRNDEAKRISLWVVFFMAVVCSCISSPLTILDQPLKGWLIALGLGILPTALAISLLYRAIEVIGSTYAAMFSTIEPVTTVLLAALLLNESVDAIQVCGMALIIAGIIFPNLRLIRPKRLLVPEESRA
- a CDS encoding VWA-like domain-containing protein, coding for MDAARKKLIKARTRLLLEHPFFGSLSLRMEPKEDPHCATAWTDGRTLAYNPTYVAGLRDEQVQGLMAHTVMHPACQHHIRRKGRDHKLWNMACDHAINWILLDAGIELPPKYLDDPAFHGLTADEIYAELHSRHGEEMKPSLSDGEGDSDGEVDWDGAEGKAGEGNDLGDGSQTGAGETGGDGQVEDGSAGDDPGDVGSEQSGDPGGSGEVRDGDQQTEGGASDESGTDEMWELALAQAAQNAREIGDLPGNLERLIGEVLNPKLDWQELLSRYISDRARDDYSWSPPNKRFLTMDVILPSLSHQKLPELVLAIDTSGSVTEPEMNQFAAEVSGILEAFDTTIHVVYCDSEVKGADTFGRCDLPLELSPEGGGGTDFRPVFSWVEQEGVDPACLVYLSDLECLNYPEQEPEYPVLWAQVGQGGKVPPFGDIMEIR
- a CDS encoding SiaB family protein kinase translates to MSLFKYYDEMQREGVILYFNGPVSQPVVESIAELMRTKMRAEEAKMGSVQRVFAVLVEQMQNIVRYSSERHMDSPKFQGEMAHGQVVVGREEDGRFFVACGNRILAEDSGGLAEQIDLLQSMNRDELKAYYKERRKAPDCATHKGAGLGFVEMARKAAQPLAYDIVPMGGGTSFFSMKVVTQ
- a CDS encoding nucleoside deaminase — translated: MTQFTRDNLSISLSMPEWAEQALKDLPTHLETPEERMAAVIEFSRQNFLNKTGGPFAAGVFERDSGRLVTIGVNRVMHYNCSSAHAEIMALSMAQKMLNVYDLGGEGLPAHELVVNWRPCAMCFGAVLWSGVRSLVIAGDGPELEQITGFDEGPVAEDWRGELARRGISLTEDVLRDKAIAAYKEFAASQNFVYNARLGD
- a CDS encoding SpoIIE family protein phosphatase, with translation MNVLTNMGHAMLNWSVERKMTLMLFICIVVFPLVAFILLQSRGVGTATNFLIGLIVASIILLVPFSKWMSHIVALRPIKELNDQCRLLKEGNYSQVDLPPVGGEGYDFLTLKRNMHWMGHTIATRELKLQTAMADLATAQRHIGESLDYARLIQTSFLPKKVDLYDYIPNHFLLWEQRDAVGGDAYWLKATESGFFVGVIDCTGHGVPGAFMTLIVTSLLDKATADGTTSPAKVLGRMNRLIKDALGQNNRDSQSDDGMDCALCHVSSDRRSLVFAGANSPLYVVGTDGARRLKGDRCGLGYVRSEREFDFTDVPVEMAQGDRVYLISDGIVDQVGGQRDFPFGRKRFVKFIEEHRGGPIEEQGAQLMQEFKEFQGQQKRRDDVTVIGFEL
- a CDS encoding MoxR family ATPase, with translation MNAKQIKSSLRTLVSLQQPVFIWGAPGVGKSQVVAQVADEMGLQLTDIRAVLLDPVDLRGLPSVKEDVAHWCPPSFLPSDGEGVLFLDELNAAPPLVQAACYQLVLDRRVGEYVLPDGWTVVAAGNRETDRAVTHRMPSALANRFVHLDFSVEVDTWLEWAEDAGLCEEVLAFIRFRPKLLHDFDPKKNEKAFPSPRSWEFAARILASTPDPEVELSLLKGTVGPGVAAEFAGFSRMFRQLPDPDAVINQPSTASIPEEPATLYALCEALAKRAGEETAENIVTYASRLPSEFGVLLVRDAVKNHRGVVETPAFSHWTAANADVLL
- a CDS encoding DUF1987 domain-containing protein; this translates as MTKYSVQATTSSPYINFDPDSKSFEIKGESYPENCWAFYSPMFDWLKSYFSSINGSPVEIDMEIVYFNSSSSKTFMDFFEMLDDQAELGKNIVVNWRYHEENESAMECGEEFMEDVERIKFNLVEFTD
- a CDS encoding DUF2325 domain-containing protein; its protein translation is MCAALVGDLQWLMESCELGEDMKNHQLKCLTGKEDDLNDFVSTSDVVVMMTDQVPHAVRRRVLSVASVNSVPVYMRHSCGALLLESCLHHAAA